The nucleotide window AAACACGCTAGTCGCATTTTGCCCTCCTTCTCTCCTCGAAGATTTGTTTTGCAAACTCCGTGAGAGAGTAGTTGTGGTTGAGAAACTCGGACTTTTGCCAAGCGTCGAAAATGCGACCGCACAAGACGTTACCGCAGATACCGTGGCTTACGTCGAGCTGGTTGCCGTCGCCGACTTGGACAAACTCCGCAGAACCGCAACAGAGACATTTTTTAATCATCGTCGCACCTCCGATATGTATAGTGTTTACGCGTTCTATACACATCTTATCTCTGTTGCGGTTCTGCGGAGTTTGATCTCCGCCATGCCGTGTTTCACTGCTGACCACATCCTATTTATGTTTTGAAAAGAACACCTATCCTTTTCGATTACAGCGGATTGTCTGCCGCGGCAGTTGTTTCATCTCCCCTAGCCCCTCATTTACTATCTATCCTCGCCAAAGGAAGATTAGTGAGCGAGGTGGTCAATGAGGGAAGGGAGAGACGAAACTTTCATTTAACAACAACGAGAGTAATCAGTCCTCCCATCACACTTGTCAAAATTATTCCTACCATCCCATAGACTATAATTTTAACAGGCGCAAATTCTTTCTTTGTAACATAATTATCAATGACGGCCTTTAGTTTTTCATCAATCCTGACGAGTAGGTCGTGGTCACTTTCAATGGTCGTCTCCATATCATTTTGGCGTGATTTTATTCACATACGGCACGCCCTGATATGCGAAGTGAGATACCAGCCAAGCTACCAACCAAGAACCGATTAACCCTTTAATCGAGAGCAACAGATTACCTTGATTGATTTCTCCGCTTTGAATCTTGCGAAGAAGAATCAAGACTAAAGAAATCGCGCCAGCGGTAAACTTTATCTGTTCAGGTTTCGCGGCATCAACCCAAGCGAGATATTTCCATTTCGATTTCTTTGAAACTTCGGTAAGGATTGTCGTAGCAAGCCCGACGATGACCGCGTCGTTCATATAAGCCTCGTCTTGAAAGAAGTCCATATAGAGAAGTTAAGGATTAGACTACTGTTGCCACGGAATTGACCAAGTATGCTTTTATCATCGCGCTATCCGCTTCCTTGTAAGTCGCTTTGAACGAAAGCGTCTGCAATGTTATCTCGCCTTTTGAGACATCGGTATCGGCATCCTCTAGAATCACTTGATGAAGATCGAAATAAAGTCGTGGAGTAGAAGTCGCGCCAATGAGAGCGTCGGTATTGTTCAAGTCAATCCGTAGAGCGTAAGCCGTCCCTGCTTTAAGAGCCGTAACATAAGTATCGGCGGAGCGGGCTATCGTGATTTCCGCCTTAACCGAGAATCCTTTGTTCAGAATGTCCGTCGGGTCAAGACTACCGAGGCTTCTATCATCTTCCACTTCCGACGAGATTGTGAGTTTCGCTGAACGGATATTGACCGCACTAGCCCCGTCCAATCCTGCCTGTGTCGAAGCGGTTTTGAATACGCAATGCTGTGGCAAGAAGACGTTTTCCGTTACTGGGACAGCAGGAAGATAACGATTAACGAGAGTCAATGTATGCGTTCCTGATTGTGAAACCGAGGTGGCTATTTTAGTGTTGGCAAGCGCATTTGCAAGCGTTGTGGCGAGGTTGAAAGTATCCGCGTCAATTCTTATGATGTAGTAAGTTGTGCCAGCAGTGAGTCCTGTCGGTAACGCGCCCGTGGTTGTTGGGACAACCGCATCTCCCGTTGCGAGAGTATGAGCCACAAGCGTTCCAACGCCCGGAGTCGCGATCGTAATCGTGAAGGTCGCCAATGTCTGCGTTCCTTGCTTTGAACGGAAGTCAGCCGAAAACATCGCGTGCTTATCGTTCTCAATCGAAAGTTCAAAGTTAGAAATCATCGAAAGAGGAAAATCAAATCCTCCATTCGGGTCTTTTCGATGAAGCGTTAGGGATGTATGTTGCACCGCTTCCTCGACTGTGAACGTATGTGTATAAGCCGAATCCGTCGGACCCGCGTTAGCCGAAGTTCCAAAAAGTGATTGAAGAAAAAGCCCGATTGATTTCTCTCTCACGGGGGCGGTAATAGAACCCTCCGCAAACTTTCCCACCACTTTCAAATCACGACTGTCTTCCAAGATACCCGTTCGCGATTCGTCGAGTGAAGTCAAAACCTTTTCGTTAAACTCCATTTCTCCCCAATGCATTTCGTATGCAGGGGCTACTTTTGTTCCTCTTGTGGTTTCTTTTCCCACTCCTATCTGGACAAGGTCGCCTGCCATTTTA belongs to Candidatus Paceibacterota bacterium and includes:
- a CDS encoding phage tail tube protein encodes the protein MSKMAGDLVQIGVGKETTRGTKVAPAYEMHWGEMEFNEKVLTSLDESRTGILEDSRDLKVVGKFAEGSITAPVREKSIGLFLQSLFGTSANAGPTDSAYTHTFTVEEAVQHTSLTLHRKDPNGGFDFPLSMISNFELSIENDKHAMFSADFRSKQGTQTLATFTITIATPGVGTLVAHTLATGDAVVPTTTGALPTGLTAGTTYYIIRIDADTFNLATTLANALANTKIATSVSQSGTHTLTLVNRYLPAVPVTENVFLPQHCVFKTASTQAGLDGASAVNIRSAKLTISSEVEDDRSLGSLDPTDILNKGFSVKAEITIARSADTYVTALKAGTAYALRIDLNNTDALIGATSTPRLYFDLHQVILEDADTDVSKGEITLQTLSFKATYKEADSAMIKAYLVNSVATVV